The segment CAGATCGCGAAGAATCTCGAGAATCCGAAAGCCATGCGTGCCGTTGGAAAAGCAAACGGCGACAACCGGTTTGCGATCGTCGTGCCGTGCCACCGCGTGATTCGAGCCGATGGTTCGCTGTCGGGTTATGGCGGAGGTGTTTGGCGAAAGCAGTGGATGCTGAACCACGAACAACGATCGTTGAAAACAAATTGACGCGTCTGATCGATTTAAGGTGGCCGTTTCGCTTGCTACTTCGACAACCGACGCGCTGTCCGCCAAAGCGAAACGCGAAACAGCAGCCAAACCCATGCGGCGATCCACTGGATCGTGCTGGCCCAAAGATACAGACGGTGCAGCCAGTAGAACTGGTCATAGTCATCCTTGATTTCATGAATCTCGAGATCAACGAAGGCATCAATCTGCGGATGCAGCCAAAACAGTGCGACTTGCATGACGAGGATCACAATGGCCATTGCACCGACTGCTAACAACGGCATTCGACGACCAGGTGATTGGCCAGAGAAACGCATCAGGATCACGTCGCACAGCATGAGCAAGCCCGCGAATAATCCCAGCCAGTTCAAGGGCACGGTGACTTCCCGAGTGATCAATCCTTGCTCGAACGTCGAACCGAGAACTTCGTTGCCGACAGGGACAACAAAGCTTACATAGAATCCGAAACCGCCGAACCACATGGCAAAGGCTGCGACAAGCAGCGTCTGGAACAGGACGTGGAAGGCGGTCGCGAATCGGCTGCTGGCGCTCGAATCCAGGTTCGGGTTTTCGATGTTCGGTTGATGCAAAGGTTGCTTTCCTTGAGTCCGTGAATTGGATTTTCGGGAGCGAAGGCGCGGTGTCAGTCTGGCGGTGTCAATTTGCTGGTGTCAGTCTGGGACAGACTGACCTACTAAAAAAAAATGCCGCCTGAGAATTCAGGCGGCATCATAGGTTTAGGACTCAACGCAAAACTACTTTTGCTGAAGAGGCTGACCGTCTTTGCCAAGCAGGAAACTGAAGCCTGAAAGGCCTCCACCGCCACCGCTTTGATTCACGACGTATGTTCCGTCGATGAATTTCTTGACGCGGTTTTTGGAGTCGATCAAGTGAGCCTTGGAGTAGGCATCGAGACTCTTCGAGCCCGAGGCTTTCTCAAGTTTCTCGTGCAATTCCTGAAGCTTCATGGACGCCAGATTGGCAATCGGCTTCAGCGCCGCAGTCGAACCTTTGGCTTCTTTCGCCAGGTCGAACAAACGCTCGATGAACTCAGTCTGCAGATTCCGACGCATGCTCGAAATCGCTGGCTTACGCTCAGAAAACTTGCCCTTCGGCAGATCCTCAAGCTCTGACCAGATCGAATCGTTGATCGTGGTCATCAGTTCGTTCAACGTCAACGCGTCTTCGTCTTCAGGGACGCGATACTCATTGTCGTAGACGTTACGCAACTTCGTTGGAGACATCAGCGACGACAACATGCTGGCCTGGAGGCTCATCACGCGATCGTGAATTGGCCAGGTCGGCGTGTCGCGGCGGCTGAAGTGATCCTTCGCCATGTAACGCAGCAGTTCAGTATCCAAGCCGTAGGCGTCGTCTTCAAAAGAGTTCTCGATAACGAATTCGAGTGCAGCACGTTGATCTTTGGCAGGAACGGGAACCAGAGGAGCACGCTCTTCCGGATCACCTTTCTTGTCGCGATTCACAAATGTACCGCCAACCCAGTTGGCCATCATCGAATTCGACTTGGTCTGCATCGACAACGTCATCAGATAGCCCTTGCGAGCCTTGGACCATGGTTGGCCTTTCTTGACGAACTTATCGATGATCTTCCCGCGGTGAACTTTCGCCAACGCAACTTGTTCGTTCGCGAAATCCAACGGGTTCTTACCAAAGTCATAGCGACGCGCCAGAGGGTCAGGCCCGCTGGTGTCTTCATCGGTCGCGAAAGCCAATTCTGGCTCTGCAACGCGAGAGAGAATTTTCGGAAGCTTCTTCTCGTCCATTGTGTAACCGTATTGGATCGCCCACATATCGTAGGGACCCACTCCGATCATGGCCCAGTCACCCTGAACTTCGCCTTCTTCGACGTAGAAGTTCGTTGGGTTGTAGTCCATCACACTTCCCGTGAAAGGCTTGACGCCCTTGAGAAGCTCCGAGTTCATTTCGGCGATGTCGTAGATTGATGAAGCTTTGAAGTTGTGGCGAAGACCGAGCGTGTGTCCGACTTCGTGAGCAACAAGGTCTGCGAGCAGGCTTCCAATGAAAGACTCAGGCATGCCGTCGAGCATTTGCTCGCTGTCCTCATCTTCGTCTTCGCTGTCCTCATCTTCGTCTTCGTCGTCCTCATCTTCATCGTCGTCTTCGTCTTCGTCGTCATCCTTCTTGGACTTCTTCTTTTTCTTCTTGGCGTCTTCTTCCTGCGCCATTTTCATATCGATCGACATACGCATGAAAGCAACGTCCATCGACCGGCCGTCAGCCGCAAAGCAACCGCTGCTGATTCGGGCCGGAGAATCCTTGTCCAACACGCTTTCAGGATTTTCACCCATCATGCGAGCCTGATGCATTTCTTTGGCTTGCGTAGCAAACTTCTGAGCCGCTTCGTGGCGAATCTGCTGAAGGATAAAATCGCGTTCCGATGGCTCGGCGAGACGAACTCGCGGATCCCAGTTCGGATGCTGAACGTACCAGGCAAGTTCTTCCCGAGAAGCACCTTCCATGACCAGTTTCGGCATGATGTTGCTGAACTGATACTCGAAAGTACGAATCCAACCGTCGGTCAGAATGATGTCCGCATCAAGAATCTCACCGGTCTTTGGATTAACGCGGCTTGGTCCGATCGCGGTGCTAACGTTGTTATTCAACCAGCGAACGAAGTTGTAGCGAACATCTTCAGGATCTTTGTCCATGTGATCGCCGGACACACTGTCTTGCTGGTACACGACAACTGCATTGGCGATGCCTACTTTTTCGAACGCTTTGTTCCAGTGCAAAATGCCTTCGCGAACGAAGCGACGATAGCGGACTGGAGTCGTGTGCTCGATGTAGAAAACGATCGGCTGTTTTGGAGGACTCAAACGCAATTTTGGATCACGCTTTTCCAAATGCCAACGGTTGATGTACCGGACGTTTGTTTCGTCGTCCTTGTACTTGCCATAGTCGCTGTACTCGGTCATGAAGTAACCGACTCGCTGATCCGCTTTGCGGGGCTTGTAAGTCTTCGAACCCATGACTTTGCTGACTGAAAAGTGCAGCGTTTTCAGGGAACCGTTGTACATCGGGACTTCGTAGCACAGCTCGATATTCTCAGGGAACGATTTGGCCTTTTTGACAGAAACCAAACTTGTGTTCGGTGAAACGTAGCTGTCGAAGAAGTCACTGGCATTGGAAAGCAGAGCCTGATTCAGGTTGATCACGGGACGTCCACCGTCCATGGTCAGAATTGGCACATCCAGCAGCACTCGGTCAGTAAACAGACGATTCACGGAAGACTTCGACTCGGCGTCAGAGCCTTTAATCGAAAGGTTCTCTTCCATCATCGCCAAACGCTTACCGAACTTTCTCCAGTAGACGTATTTCGCGTCCGACTGCAGACCGGCGAAGATTTCGCCGCCGGAAACGGTAGGAGCAATATAATGGCGTGCCGTTGCGTAGTCTTTGGGAAGTTTCCCCAGAACTTGGCCGGTTTTTTTGTTCAGCCACAGTTCGTAAAACGCTCCGCCGTCACCTTCGACCTTGGTGTAGTCCTTGGTGACCGTTTCCAATTTTGGAAACTCAGGTTTCTTCTCCGGCTTTTTTGTATCTTCGGCGAACGCAAAGCCTGCCAACATCGATCCGGCGAAGATCGCGATCAGCATGGTGTGGAGACAGCGAGAAAATCGCATGTGTAAAACTCCTTCTGGAATTCGAAAGTCAATCTACAAGTATAAGACGCCAACACTCAGACGCTCTTTTACTGCAGAGGATTGAAATATTTACCCGGTCGACATCGACGGGATTCCCGATTCTGGCAACTGGGTCGAGTTGGCAGATTGACCGAAAGAGGTCTCGGGTTTCACAAGGGCAGTCAAACTTCCCTGCGCCTCCGGACTGGCAATATGCTACCCGGGAAAGCTCCAGAAAGTTTGACGATTTTTACGATCGTTCGACAATCCTGAAACCCACTGAACGAACTGTCTTTGTATCGGCCCTCAAGCAACGGGAACGGATTGTTGCTATATTAATGGAACTGGCGTGGTTTGATGGGGTTTCGAAAAATCTGGGCTTGTTCCCCGGACGACACCCTCGGAACGGAGAAACCAAATGGACCTCGGATTTGAAGTACGATTTGATCGCCCTTGGTTTTTGCTTTTGTTGCTACTGTTGCCTGTCATTTGGGTCTACAGTTTCAACAGCCTTGCGGGGCTTGGACGCTTCCGTCGCTGGTTTGCAATCCTGCTACGTTCTGCAGTCCTGACCATTCTTGTTTGCGCACTGGCTCAGATGCAGTGGCAGCAAAAGACCGATCGGCTGACGGTCATCTATCTTTTGGATCAAAGCGAAAGTATCCCGGTCGAGCAACGCGACTTGATGCTGCAATACGCCGCGAAAGAAGTCCGGGCTCACCGACGCAAAAACACAAACGACATGGCGGGAGTCATCATCTTTGGCACGACAGCCAAGATTGAGAGTGCTCCTTTTGATGGCGACATCCCGACGATCGGCGAAATCGAATCGGACTTTGACCTCAACCGCGACAAGACGTCGATCGAGTCGGCGCTGAAGCTTGCTCGTGCGTCGTTCCCTGAAGGAACGGCTCGCCGTGTCGTGATCGTCACCGATGGAAACGAGAACGTGGGCGACTCGTTGTCGGTCGCTCAATCAATGGCCGAAGACGGAATTGGCATCAACGTCCTCCCGATTAACCGTCTGGCAAGTGACGATGTGGCGGTTGAGAAAATTGTGCTGCCCTCGGAACTTCGCCGCGGTCAGGAATTCGAAGCTCGTGTCGTGGTCAACAATCAGACGACTGATCCCGATGCTGATCCGGTCAAAGGCCGATTGGTGCTGACGCCGACGTCCAAGAACT is part of the Mariniblastus fucicola genome and harbors:
- a CDS encoding zinc-dependent metalloprotease, with the protein product MRFSRCLHTMLIAIFAGSMLAGFAFAEDTKKPEKKPEFPKLETVTKDYTKVEGDGGAFYELWLNKKTGQVLGKLPKDYATARHYIAPTVSGGEIFAGLQSDAKYVYWRKFGKRLAMMEENLSIKGSDAESKSSVNRLFTDRVLLDVPILTMDGGRPVINLNQALLSNASDFFDSYVSPNTSLVSVKKAKSFPENIELCYEVPMYNGSLKTLHFSVSKVMGSKTYKPRKADQRVGYFMTEYSDYGKYKDDETNVRYINRWHLEKRDPKLRLSPPKQPIVFYIEHTTPVRYRRFVREGILHWNKAFEKVGIANAVVVYQQDSVSGDHMDKDPEDVRYNFVRWLNNNVSTAIGPSRVNPKTGEILDADIILTDGWIRTFEYQFSNIMPKLVMEGASREELAWYVQHPNWDPRVRLAEPSERDFILQQIRHEAAQKFATQAKEMHQARMMGENPESVLDKDSPARISSGCFAADGRSMDVAFMRMSIDMKMAQEEDAKKKKKKSKKDDDEDEDDDEDEDDEDEDEDSEDEDEDSEQMLDGMPESFIGSLLADLVAHEVGHTLGLRHNFKASSIYDIAEMNSELLKGVKPFTGSVMDYNPTNFYVEEGEVQGDWAMIGVGPYDMWAIQYGYTMDEKKLPKILSRVAEPELAFATDEDTSGPDPLARRYDFGKNPLDFANEQVALAKVHRGKIIDKFVKKGQPWSKARKGYLMTLSMQTKSNSMMANWVGGTFVNRDKKGDPEERAPLVPVPAKDQRAALEFVIENSFEDDAYGLDTELLRYMAKDHFSRRDTPTWPIHDRVMSLQASMLSSLMSPTKLRNVYDNEYRVPEDEDALTLNELMTTINDSIWSELEDLPKGKFSERKPAISSMRRNLQTEFIERLFDLAKEAKGSTAALKPIANLASMKLQELHEKLEKASGSKSLDAYSKAHLIDSKNRVKKFIDGTYVVNQSGGGGGLSGFSFLLGKDGQPLQQK